The nucleotide window AAGAGTTGCTACAGCATACGCGGATACAGGACAAATTGACAGCGTCTTCCACATCAAAGGGATTAAAGCGTTAGATGCGTATGCATGAGTTCTGCATCGAATGGGCGCAAGAACCGCCCCAGATCAGCCGGGAATATTTTTCAAATAAGCAAGCCTCCGTACGCGGAGCGCAAGGATAGCGAAGCTCAATGCGCCGTTGGAGACTGCAGAATGGTAGGTATGCGTGCGACATAATAGTTTTCCCTGTGGTCCATTACCTCTGTGTTTAGGCTACGTTATGGCCAACTAATTGATGCAAACAGATGATGAACAGAACACTGTGAAAATGTATAAGGGTAAGCTACGTATTTGCAGTCGAGCATTTGCCTAGATGACATTTGTGCTTTCCATGTTGTAAATGGCTCACATCAGCCTGTTGTCATGGGTTATCATTGCACCCGTATAGGCTAATTTAAATGACCTTACTTGTATGTCTTTGTCTTAAGAGTAGCCCTGGCCTATTTAACAACATAAAGCTCTGATGGCCTTTCATAGTCATCTTAATGTTGTTCAATAGAGATAAAGAGGTGGACCGTAATTATTTCCCCATCTCAAACTGTATTGTATGTGATAGGGACTGGCTGTGAAGTAGCCCCCAAACTAGCCATGGGACAACAGTAAATCTGCTCTGTTTCACATGCTGTCTACATGAAGCTCCTTCTGTGGGTTGCCTAAACGTAATCTCAATTTGTTGGGCTCCTGATCTAGACTACATTGCAGAATATGCTTTGTTCTTACCTGAAATATAACGCCTCTAGATtttaacctacagtatgtcatattGATGGAACTGGTGGCATTGCACAAAAGCTCACAGTTGGCAACACCAGCTGCTGGTGTTGTGTCTGGCCTGTAGCCTCTTTCAGAGTTAGATGGGTGTCCCACTGACCGCTATATGGTAGCCATAAGGCCAATTGACTCAACAGTTTCACCAACTCTGATGATGGTGGCACTCTAGTCAAAACTTTGGatgtttttctctcccctttGATTGGTTGTTTCTCAAACTCAGTATGTTTGTTCTACATATTTCTGAACTTTGTTGGTTTACATGACTACCTTTTGTCTATTTTGAACAGGGCTATCGATTCTACTGTAACAAAAAGACAGTTCCACTTAAATTGCAAGTTTCTAgggtgttatttatttatctattcatccattcattcattcattcattcattcattcattcattcagttgaGTTGAAACACAAATATAGGGCATAGCCTATATGCTGTACCACTCTGAGGCCCACAGAGGATGAGGATTTGGAGGGATTGCCTCAGCCAGTTGGCATCTAAGTTGATCACCTCCATCTGAAAAAAAGGATGTCTTACAGGTTATTCTGGCCACATTTTCTCAAACAAACCACATGCATGACATCTTTCATGGCCATCTCCAACGAGGCACCTAATTGGCTTGTTTATGAACATTTGGCCGAATGTGAGCCCTGTTCAGATGTCATTTTTAATGATTAAGTGcatttttggctgaagtagatAGCCTAGCATCGGCTATTGAAATAAATGAGGATGatacttcctctctgtctccagtTATGTATCATTTCTCCATGGGCACAGAGTTGCAACTGCTCTCTCTTGAGCCATGCAACAATCTACAACTGACAAAACAAGAGGAAGGCAGTtcaataataaaagaaaaatctGAGACGTCTGTGTCAAAGGAGTAAATTACATTACATAATGTAGAGCTCCCTAATGTATACATTACTCTGACATTTTCTAGGAGTAGATGGTAAATGTATTGCTTCAAAACTTGAACTAATGGCTCCAAATCTGATTTAAGAGCATGCTGCATGCTCACATTGCCCTGACTTCCGAGTTGTCATCGAAGGTCTGCCTGACCAATGTCCCTGATTAGAGACAACGAGAAAATCATAATGTCAGAAAATATATTAGCGCTTACATTGAATATTTATAGAAATTCAAATACTAATCAACACAGCAACATAGTGAAAAAGAGAACACAGTTTGAATATGTTCAGGACTAGACAGGGGTTTGATGTTCCAAAAAGCTTTAACTTTATTTTCCATATTGTCAGCAGGTCAAGAAGTGCAAACAGTAAGTGGAATAGTTTTATGGTGTGCACTTTGCCACAGTGACTGGGATTCTTTATCACGTCaatcttttgtcttttcctcCTCAGATTGTCCAGGAGTTCAATACCCTCGTGGCACTGTATCGCGAACTAGTCATCTCTATTGGAGAACTGTCAAGGGATTGCCCCACTCTTCGAGCAGAAATGCACAAGACTCGCATTAAGGGCTGTGAGATGGCACGGACCGCACACCAGCGCTTATCAGCCATATCCTGGTAAATAAATAATCAGTCCTTTTTAATGCAATAATTGTAATATCCACTTTTTTTGATTAGTCTGTCATATGAAAAAATCAAGTGGAGCTCGGTTGAATGGCTTCTGAGATTCTTTGATGATGATATACGCATAGAATAGTTGGATTGCCCAATAGTTGACTCCACCTTCCTTGTATTTGTTTTGCCCACTGCATGTATTGCTGAATGCAGACCACTATAGATTGGAAATAGTGAGACCATAATGTTTATATTGTTCATAGTTAGAACATTCCAGTTATACAATTCTGTCTACAATGCCACATAACCTGAAATTGACACAAAAGTATAAGCTTACCAGTGGCACTGTTTGCATTGTAATACCATTTGGAAAGAAGAGTTTGTTTGCATATCtttaaaaagaacacacacacacacacacacatacacacacacacacacacacacacacacacacacacacacacacacactcacaaacacacttagtGCTTAGATTATGTTGCTCTTGGAGTCTGCAAGTCTGTGGTATAGATCTATCACCACTAAATTTATCAAATGAGACACATAAAAATGTTATCTCCATCCATTTAATGGAACTGCATGTATAATTCAACTATGAGCTTTTCTGTACCTTCACTGAAGCATATGCGGTCATTTCTCCAACAGCACTTTGCCATTCAATCTGCAAACATCGTAGAGgccttttttttccaaagcCGGTCTCCTTCAATTACACATGCCCATTATGAGGATCTACCACCAAacattttcttcctcctccttaaAAGCTCTCCATAATGATTGCTGTcgatgtagttttttttttctatgctgtGGAAGTTATTGAGTTCCGcctatctctcctctcatctagCAAAAGCAAGACTCTATGTCGCCTCTTCGAAAGCGATGCACAAAACGAGGTTCATGAAAACTGATGTTTATGAGATTTATGATAACTGCCATTGTCACAGATGGTGTGGGCAGAAATAATCAAATGACATGATAATGGAGTACAGTAGATGAGGGCATAGACACTGTGCTAATTCAGTTTTGGCTCACCCTTTCAAATTAGCCACCGTCATTGTTCTTGTTTGTTGGCAGTGTCAAGAGTTGCAGACTGCCTTTTTTGCATGGATGAAAAGCATTTGTTTTTCAAAACTTTCTAATCTGAATTTATTCCCAACTgtcaaaaagcccaaaaatacgCACACTTTTGTGATGTTGCCAAAAATAGTCTTATTAGCATTCAAATCCTCTGGCAAGGCATATAGTCTGTGAATAACGTATCTGCTGTAATTAGCATTTTCTCAGCACTTAGCAAATGTGTGACACTGTGTAGAAGTCGTTGCCATATTCATAATGGACATTGCAAACCAGAAGTTGCACAAGTGAAGAGAAAGTAGTTGAAGTTTTTTTTATAGTTGAACATTTTTATCATCAAATTTCATCTTAATGACCTTGAAGGGCCTAGAACACATCAGACAGAAAAATGGAAACCAACCATGTTTGATTTCCtggggaaaaaacacaacatttttaTGGCTTAGTCTCTTGGAATAGAGAAGTCAGTCTTATCAGTGGTAGCTGCAGTCATGGAACTTAGTTTTGCAGATGTATTTATTACCACTGACACAAGCTAGGACTCAATACCCACACAATGCTATCAGTCTGAGGCTCATTTGGTTGAAAATATCACTTGTATTATGAAATGCCAAGTGTGGTTAATTTTTTATGATGTCAGAATGTGAATTTTGTCACATATTACATTTTTTAGATCAGTGTGCATTAATCATGTTCCggcagatgaaaaaaaaacctatagGCCCATAAACTATTAACGCACTTTGAATAATTCACCAGGACCAGTGCCACATTGCCATACATGAAGGGTGCGGCTTAGTCCATAAATAACCTCACTATGCCGAGAGACATCCAGGAAATGGAAGAGCTTAGGATCAAATCCGGAGTAGTCTCTGCTTATTAGGGACGCTTCCAAAATTAGTGTGAACTGTTGgactcaagagagccagtggcTCCTCCACAAGGTTTCTTCTTTATTGAGCTCTCTTAAATATCATAAGCTATCACGTTTTACTCCCATcttattcaatttgtttttcatcgCATCCACGGTGATAAAGTTGACCACCATTTTTTATAATCAGTTTGTAAGTGATTATAGAGACtgatctgacaaaaaaaaatcaggaatTATATTCCCCataaacctttaaaaaaagtgtttgtAGAAAACTAGACGTATGACAAACAAGTTTCTGCATCAAAGTATGACACTAAACGTCATGTGGAGAGCAGCTGGCTGAAGTTGATGAACGAGGATAGCAGCCTCTGTCCAGGGAAAGTGGTATTGTAAAGCCCACTACAGTCGGTATCATGATGGAGATGACCTGATTCTGTACCACTACTGCCTTATCCTGCCCCCCAACTCACCCCTCCCCACTACCCTGCgtccacccgcccccccccccccccccctgcagccCAGAGGATGGTGAGATCCAGCCGGAGATCTGCAGGCTCTTCATCCAGCTGCAGTGCTGCCTGGAGATGTACATCACGGAGATCCtcaagtctgtctgtctgctggggTCTCTGCAGATCCACAGGAAAGGTCAGGAGGTTACCTCTGCAATACTGGAGTCACAAAAAACTGTGTATCAAAACGGCATGTTGTAAAtggcaatcaatcaatcagcgtTGAAATAAATCTGGGCATTTTAGATGCAAGTGGTTTGGATTTGGCATCAGGTGTCTTGTATTGGCAAGGATGCACTGAGTAACTATATTTGTGTTTATCACACAACAGTTTTGTCTCGTCTAATCTAGATATCATAGATATTAGTTAATTAAGTGTggttttagctggggtcaatgAAGGATGCTGAACTGTGTGGGAATAGCTGTATTAGCTGGAAATACCAGAAGCTGAGTATGAGCTGAAGGTGCCAATCTTTCATCCAGACTGAATAACCCTGAGGCGTGCTGGAATCTGAGCAGATATAGTTAAGTGTTCAAGTGGGAGAGACAGGTAAAGTTCAATATGATCTCATAACAGTGATCTGTGGGAGTGAATGATCTCACCAAAGGAAGTAGTGTAAATGGAGAATTGAAAGGGCCCAAATACTGATCCCTGAGGTACACTGTGGTGAGGTTTTGAGACTTGAGATACCTGTCCTTGCCAAGTCCTTGTCACTGAAGGAAGTAGGAGTTACAGCTAAGCAAGTAATGAGAGGGGAATGCATGATTTTTGAAATTGATCATACTCATTGTAGGTCAGCATTCCTCTGTTCTCCAGAGGATGGATAGTAAAGTGGAGGACGCCTCAGATATCCCCATCTTAGAGGACACGTCCTCGTCTCCTGTGGAAAGCTCTCAGGCTGGCCTCCTTGTAGCCACGGACATCGACAACTCAGAAAGGTACCGTACCGATTTCGAGGGatacagcaccagcaccacgaAGATGCAATATACGGAATTGTTTTAtggcaattaaaaaaaaaaaaaacaaagccacAATATTAACCATTCTCACGTATTAACCGCAGTGCCCAAATAGCCCAATAAAGACGATTGaagaaaataaatgcattttagtgtattaacctcatagttgaagcAGTTGGGGAATTACGGTATCTCTGCTGTAAGTGATTACTTGAAGTCAGTATGGAACAATGCTTTTGCCTCCAAATTGATGGAAAGTTACCGTCACAAATACTTTTAATACAGAGATAGCTATTACTGTAATTTCTTGCCTATTAACtgaggtttatacattgattttgtgaTATTTCTTCAactgtgaggttaatacacaggcagcaacactgtcctgcagttaatacacaatgtggctattACACAAGAAATGACTGTGTTATTGTTACAGGGAcatgagagagatgaagaaccTTCTAAGCAAACTCAGGGAGACAATGCCTTTACCACTCAAGAACCAAGGTACACTGTTTCAGTCTCTTTCATGTCAAGTGACTCATAGAATCATGCCTACTCGAGTCTTTCATATCCTGTACAGTGCGGCCACATTACATAATCCA belongs to Sardina pilchardus chromosome 16, fSarPil1.1, whole genome shotgun sequence and includes:
- the rgs7bpa gene encoding regulator of G-protein signaling 7-binding protein A, with translation MSSASNGRKNRPRSAGNIFQISKPPYAERKDSEAQCAVGDCRMIVQEFNTLVALYRELVISIGELSRDCPTLRAEMHKTRIKGCEMARTAHQRLSAISCPEDGEIQPEICRLFIQLQCCLEMYITEILKSVCLLGSLQIHRKGQHSSVLQRMDSKVEDASDIPILEDTSSSPVESSQAGLLVATDIDNSERDMREMKNLLSKLRETMPLPLKNQDDSSLLNLTPYPLVRQRKRRFFGLCCLVSS